The following are from one region of the Trichoderma breve strain T069 chromosome 5, whole genome shotgun sequence genome:
- a CDS encoding cysteine-rich secretory protein family domain-containing protein: protein MKSSAVLLAAGALLVSAMPLDKRALEVQWVTDIVTVTVTVDPSASAAAAATPTAGGVFVQNVPEQPAATPSPQPAAPAPKPVYAPPPPPPASPSPKPAVTPQSVPQAAPQPAPASSAPAAAPKPVIVPVESPAPAPKPSPSPTPEVVVAKPSPKPAPSPSPSPKPAASSPKPAASSPAPASGNDYSSIVVNEHNIHRANHSAPDLAWDTTLAGYAQTIAEGCVFAHDMTQGGGGYGQNLASWGSTGDIDDLQLESARRGITDQWYNDEMENWTFFGLDNPPSGSNLDAWGHFTQLVWKSSTKVGCYTAKCPAGTVLSMPSWYTVCNYGPPGNFGGEYAENVLPALGHAGVTI from the exons ATGAAGTCGTCCGCTGTCCTTTTGGCCGCGGGTGCCCTGCTGGTCTCGGCCATGCCCCTCGACAAGCGAGCTCTGGAGGTCCAATGGGTCACTGACATTGTCACCGTCACTGTCACCGTCGACCCCTCTGcgagcgctgctgctgctgctacgcCCACCGCTGGTGGAGTTTTCGTCCAGAACGTTCCTGAGCAGCCTGCCGCCACTCCCTCTCCTCAGCCAGCAGCTCCGGCTCCCAAGCCCGTCtatgctcctcctcctcctcccccggCTTCCCCGTCTCCCAAGCCCGCGGTGACCCCACAGTCTGTTCCCCAGGCTGCTCCTCAGCCGGCTCCTGCTTCATCGGCACCGGCCGCGGCTCCCAAGCCTGTGATCGTTCCCGTCGAGTCTCCCGCCCCGGCTCCTAAGCCGTCACCATCACCGACCCCCGAGGTTGTCGTCGCCAAGCCTTCTCCCAAGCCTgcgccttcgccttctccttctcccaagCCTGCTGCTTCCTCCCCTaagcctgctgcttcttctcctgctcccgCCTCTGGAAACGACTACAGCTCTATTGTTGTCAACGAGCACAACATTCACCGTGCCAACCACTCTGCTCCCGATCTGGCTTGGGATACTACTCTTGCCGGATATGCCCAGACCATTGCCGAGGGCTGCGTTTTCGCTCACGACAT GACCCAAGGCGGTGGTGGCTACGGCCAGAACCTTGCCAGCTGGGGCTCCACTGGCGATATCGATGACCTGCAGCTCGAGTCTGCTCGCCGTGGTATCACTGACCAGTGGTACaacgatgagatggagaacTGGACTTTCTTCGGCCTCGACAACCCTCCCTCCGGCTCCAACCTGGATGCTTGGGGCCACTTCACCCAGCTTGTCTGGAAGTCATCCACCAAGGTCGGATGCTACACCGCCAAGTGCCCTGCTGGCACCGTCCTCTCTATGCCATCTTGGTACACTGTCTGCAACTACGGACCCCCAG GAAACTTTGGTGGCGAGTACGCTGAGAACGTTCTCCCTGCCCTGGGCCACGCCGGCGTTACTATCTAA